tttaagtTCCCTGAAAACAtagaaatatcatataatttattgCCTATCATGTCTTAAACTCGCGCGGGGCTAGTATACCCTTGTTCAAGAGAAGTTTGATGTGTATTTAAAGGCAGATATATACCTAATTTTGCTTGTTTTTCCGCTTTGTTATATGCTTAACACTTCGGATCAATAACGTACATaagagtaatatatatatatataatcattccATGTAGATAAACGTTATGATTATTGCAGGCATGGTGTGAAGCAGCCAAGAAATCCATGGTCAGATGGTCCTGAATATATTACACAGTGTCCAATTCAACCCGGAACAAACTTTACATATGAGGTTATATTTTCTGATGAGGAAGGAACCCTTTGGTGGCATGCGCATAGTGATTGGACACGAGCAACCGTTCATGGCGCGATAGTTGTCCTGCCGGCTATTGGTTCCACCTACCCATTTCCTGAGCCAGACGGAGATGAGGTCGTTGTGCTCGGTATGCTTTCGCTGttttgtgttatatatatatatatatgacaacaACTTATTGGAATCATTTTTTAACACACttaatataacaatattaaaCTGCATGGAtgtgaaaataatgaaaaggcTTTAATTGGTcagcattttttgttttttgcggAACATGCAGCGGCCTGGTACAAAGGAAATGTGAAGGAGTTGGTAGATGAGGCCATGTTTGAAGGTGGTGACTTGCCACATTCTGATGCTTATACCATAAACGGCGAACCGGGAGACTTTTGTGATTGCTCgaagggtatatatatatgtcattcgCTTCTGAGTAGCAGTTTATTATCTTTCAAATCACctacgtatatatatagtactagacGCAGCTTTAACCAGGATCTTACTATTGTTGCAGGATCGGCATACCGTTGGATAGTTGACTATGGCAAAACCTATCTTCTTCGAGTTGTTAATGGTATCATGAATGCAGAAGTCTTCTTTGCAGTTGCTCAACACAATTTCACAGTTGTTGGGATGGATGGTCATTACATCAAACCCATTGCCACGGATTATATCATGATAAGCCCGGGACAAACAATGGATATCTTACTCACAGCAAACCAATCTCTTGGCTCCTATTACATGGCTGCAAGACAATTCTCGAGCGAGGACATTAGCGTTACTGGATTTGATCACGCCAATGTAACCGCAATTCTTGAATACAGAGGAAATTCAACTTCCCCGTCGCCTCCTTCCTTTCCGAGTAcacttcctatgtacttggacTTCTACGCGGCCTTGCAATTCACTAAACGTGTAAGGAGCTTGGCAAGCCAAGACTATCCGGTAAATGTCCCCCTGAACATAACCACAAGAATGTTCGTAACAGCTTCCATGAATACGATGATTTGCACAACATGCTCAGAAGGGATTGATAACGAGATCTTAGCTTCAAGCTTAAATAACATAAGTTGGGTCAACCCACATACAGATGTACTGCAAGCCTACTACAGGTTCCCGTTTTCATTCTCTTTCTCTATTTACGTTTGTTTTATTCTTGGAATGATTATTATACGcatgttaaaaatttataaaagatttcCTTCTGATCTTTCGCcacacgtttttttttttcttgcaatctgttattttcatatatattagaTCCAAAATGGTGGAGTACCTATTAAAGATTACACACCCTCATTGTTCCAAATACTAATGTTATATCAAATTTTGTCAAAAGTATCGGAATGTTTTCTCCTCTTAAAAGATTGGAATCAAGGCAAAATGCCAGGAAATTGAGACTGATATATGTTGAACTACTATATTATTGTAAAGAGATCTCTTTGCCTGTATTTACTGCAcgcacgcgcgcacacacacacacatataatatatatatatatctatatatgttgCACATAAGATTAAGTTCAACCCTGCATTTCTTACACAGGAATATTAGTGGGGTGTACACCACAGACTTCCCGGACTTCCCGCCTTCATTCTTCAACTTTACAGCCGATGAATTTCCGGATAACATTGACCTAACAGTCCAAGGGACCAAGTTGAAGGTGCTGAATTATAACGAATCAGTAGAGATAGTTTTTCAAGGGACCAACTTGTTAAAAGGCTCAGTGAATCATCCTATGCATTTGCACGGATATAGCTTCTATGTGGTTGGAACAGGCCATGGTATTTTCAACAATGAAACCGACCCAAAAGAGTTTAATTTGGTCGATCCTCCCGAGGTTACTACCTTTGGAGTCCCTAAGATTGGATGGGTTGCTATCAGATTCGTGGCAAAAAATCCAGGTACAATATTCTTCTCATCATCACCCAGCTTGTAATGGCTTAtataatttaacaaaaatacAGTATAGCTTACGATAAAATTAGATGCATGCTGACATGAGACGATTTTTTGGCAGGTGTGTGGTTCTGGCATTGTCACTTGGATCGACATATGAGTTGGGGTATGAACACAGTATTTATAGTGAAAAATGGGGGCACTGTTGAGACAAGCATCCGCCAACCCCCTGCCTACATGCCATCTTGCAAAgttccattaaaatcttggcCAAAAAATGAGGATGTGTTGGAGGATAGAGCTAGCAAATGAGTCACTGTAGCTCGATCATCTGATTTGATTTAGAACTTGATTATCTAGCTACAGGTTtcttcattatcatcatcattattactTAGCTGCATGCAGTAGGCCGGCCAGGCTCGATCTTGATCGATCGGTTCCCCTAGCTAGAGCTCTTTTATTGTAAGCCAATAAATTAAATCtgatttattagatttattcaTGTCACAAACAttgatgagagaaagagagttctCGGTATAGAAGAATCGAGAATGGTGAAAAACTGAATATTATTTCATCAGAAAAGTAAAAGAGACTATTTATATTTACAGTGTGTAATACCTTAACTACAGTGCACGTCCTTACATGTGATCaagaagattaaaaataatcttatacacTAATAGCCCCACTCAAGCTGGAATGTATAGATTAAGTACACCCAGCTTGCTACGGATAATATGAAAACAATCTGTCCCTAAaggtttagtaaaaaaatcacctaattgatgttcaaaagatATATGTAAGGTAACTATATATAGTTCCAGCTTGAATCATATCTCTAGCTAAATGACAGTCTATCTCGATGTGTTTAGTTCTTTTGTGAAAAACAAGATTAACAGCAATATGGAGAGCTGCTTGACTATCACAATACAGTATAGATGGTGAAGAAAAAGTAATTCCAAAATCAACAAACAAGGCAATAAGCTATTTTATTTCACAGCAAGTAGAAGCCATAGAACGgtattcagcttcagcagaTCACGATCTTGAGACCGTGACTTGCTTCTTAGACTTCCAAAAAATCAATGAGTCACCAACAAAAATGCACAAACCAGTAATAGATTTGCAGGAGTCAGAGCATGTAGCGCAATCTGATTCACAAAATCCCTTTAGCTGCAGAGAAGATGAATTGGAAAAGAACAGCCTTGGCCAGCAGTGGCTTTAACATATCTGGCTGGAAAAAAGCATCATCATAGTGTAATTGTTGTGGTTGGTCCATAAACTGGCTCaaagtattgaaaaaattaaaaaaaaaaaaatagaaatgtcAAGGCGAGTGAGTGTCAAATAAAGCAAATGACCAATTAACCTTCTATAAGATGCTGGATCAACAAGTAAAGAGCTAGCAGATTCAGTTTTGGACAACCTTAGATTCTGATCCATAGGAGAAGTAGCAGGCTTACTAGCTAAAAGACCGGAATCATAGACAATTTCAAGGTCATATTTCCATTGAGAAAGGGAAATACCTTTTGCAGATCTGGCCACGTCAAGACCCAGAAAATACCTTAAGGTTCCCAGATCATTCAACTTAAAATGCAAGTGCAGAAAATCCTTAAGGTCAGCAACAAATTGTTAATTGTTAGAAGCAATGATGATATCATCAACACACACAAAAAGTGCCACAAAAGAATTACTAGAATGCTTGGTGAATAAGGAATAATCAAATTTAGACTGATTAAAACCATAAGCAATCAAGGTAGTAGAAGATTTAGAGAACCATTGATGAGAtgcttgttttaagccatacAAAGACTTAAGGAGCTTGCATACCCGATTGTCACCAGGGTTAGAAAAACCAAGTGACAATTTCATATAGACCTCTCCATCTAGGTTTCCATGAAGAAAAACATTATTTACATTGAGTTGATGTAATTCCCAATTGTGAATGGTAGCCAAAGCAAGAAAACAACGAACAGTAGTAAGCTTTGCAACGGGAGaaaaagtgttaaaataatCAATGCCTTCACGTTGAGTATAACCTTTTACAACTAACCGAGCCTTATACCTCTTTAGAGTGCCATCAGATTTCAACTTGCACttgtaaacccatttacaaCTAATGGGCTACTTGCCAGGAGGTAAGTCAATTAAAACCCAAGTTTTATTAGCTTCAAGAGTACTGATTTTAGCTGACATGGCATCCCTTCAATGAGGAAATTTGACAGCTTGATGGAAAAATTTAGGTTCATAGAGAGAATCAATAGAACAACAGAAATGTTTGTATGAGGGAGAAACTTTGGAATATGATAAATATGAAGAGATAGGATATATTGTACCTAAGTTGGAAGAACCATCAACAAGAGGAGATGAAGTAAATTCATTATTACAAATCAAGGAACAATGATTGTGCTGCAAGTAATTAGGGGGAAAATATGTTCTCATGAAAAGTAACATCTCCAGAAATGAGGATTTTGTAAGTATGggtattatatagtttataccCTTTTATGCCAGCTGGATAACTAAGAAAAACACAAGCTTGGGTTTGGGAAGAGAACTTTGTAGATGAACCACCAGGAATGGAGGCATAACAAAGACATCCAAAAACTTTAAGTTGGTTATATTGAGGCTTGGCAGAAAACAATATTTCATATGGCAATTTATTTGAAAGAACAGGTGTTGGTATTTGGTTTATAAGGTAAATTGCagttaaaacacaatcattccaaAAAATTAAGGGAAAATGAGATTGAAATCTAGGGGCTCgagcaatatttaaaatatgttgaagTTTTCTTTCAACAATAGCATTCTGTTGGGGAGTATATACACAACTAAGTTGATGTATAACTCCCTTGTTTGCAAAGAAAGACTACATGTCAAATTCCAAAGCATTATTAGTAtgaatagtttttattttggaattaaaTTGAgtctcaacaaaagaaaagaaagattgtATGTAATCCATTATAAGAGGGTATAGAAAAAGGACCTCATACATCACAGTGAATGATTTTAAACACAGATTTAGAAGTAGATGTGCTTGAGGGAAAAGGAAGCCCTTTTTGTTTGGCAAGGGAACAAATGTCACAATGAGTATTATGATGATATGTAAAATTTGACAAATTAGAAGCTATATCATTTATTCTAGAAGCAGATATATGTCCAAGACGATTATGCCAAAGATTGTAATTGTTTGTAGCAAGATTACAACGAGGAAATGAATCAACTGAAATAGATTTACAAGAAATAGAATTGGTGCCTGGTACTTGCAGTAAATGGTATAATCCTCCTGATCACTTAGCTACTCCAATCATCCTCCAATTGGATAGGTCCTAAATATAACATAAATCATGtaagaataagagaaaacatACTAATTGTGAAACTAGCTTAGTGACTGAAATGAGATTGTAGGTAAAATTTGGAACATATAAGACATCATTTCGAACAAATGAGTCAAAGAGTCTAACTGTGCCCATATGTGTGACTTGAGTCTATGAACCATTAGGTAATTTGACATAAATATTGACAGAAGACTGTATGGAAGAAAAAAGATCTAAAGAACCAATCATGTGATCGGTAGCACCAgaatcaaggatccaagattgATTGTGGAAGACATCTCTATTGTGTTTAGAACCAATGGAAGAAAGAGTAATAGATATACCTGAAAATGGAGGAACTGATGAAGTAGAAGGTACAAAGGAATTAGATGGTGCAAAAACTGTATCTGCCTAATTCATAGATGAAACATTAGTTTGAGTTTGAAGGAATGTAATAAGCTATTTACATTGCTCTTGAGAGAATGGAAAatttggagttaaaattgaatTAGAAATAGATTGGCTACCAGTGGCTTGGTTAGCATTAGGGTTTCGAGATTTCGGTTTGTATCCTAGTGGATACCCATGAATCTTGTAGCATTTATCAACAGTATGACCTGATAAACCACAATATGTACAATAGAGTCGATCCTTCCAAGGAACAAAGGACTTGCTATTTCGGGATCCATGAGATCCAGCAGATCCACGAGTAGAATCACGGCTAGAATCATGAGTAGAATCACGATTAGAAAGCATAGCAACAGATTCATTGGAAGGTAAAGATTCAGTAAcaatttctctctatttttcctcttgaagaacaagataaaaaaaactttatcaATTGGGGGAAACAGATCAGAGAATAAAATCTAACTTTGTAGGTGTGCATACGTCTCATTGAGACCCATCAAGAACTACAGGATAGAGTCTTCTTGATGGAAATCAACAATTTTCTTTATAGCTCCACAGGTACATGGAGGCATGGGACGAAAATGAACCATTTCTTCCCAGCAACCTTTCAAACGGGTAAAATAAGAACTTATAGAAGCTGTTTCTTGAGTCAAAAATGCAATAGTCTTTTGGATCTGAAAAATACGGGGTCAGTTGCTTTGAGCAAACCTTTCCTTCAGATCATTCCACATCTCCTTGGCAGAATCGATGTATATAACAGAGGCAGTAATCTCCTTCGACATGGCATTAAGCAGCCATGAGAGAATGACTGTGTTACATCTAATCCATGCATTGTGCATCAAATCAGAGAGTGGAGGTGGTGGCAGAGCACCATTCACAAAGCAAAGCTTATTTTTGGAAATAAGATCTATGGAAATGGATTGGTTCCATGTTAAGTAATTGTTCTCCATTATGAGGTTAAGAGACGAGAATCGCACCTGGATGATCATCGTGCTGAAGATAGAAAGGGATTGGAATAATCCTCTGATGGACGATAAGAAGCGGCGAAAGAATCACCAAAATCAATCGTCATGATGAATGGCACTGAGAAAATGTAGGGTTAGGATTTCCTTTCATCTGATACCatgatgagagaaagagagtgctCGATATAGAAGAATCGAGAATGGTGACAAATTGAATATTATTTCAtcagaaaattaaaagagactatttatatttatagtgtGTAATACCTTAACTACGGTGCACGTGCTTACATGTGATCaagaagattaaaaataatcttatacacTAATAAACATCAAGAACAATAAGAACATAATTTGCATCGATCTCCCCTACTTTTTCTACTAATTGGGTTCAAAACCACCGCTTCtagtgagtttttatttttatttctttattaattttaatagataAAAGGCTATctactttctttatttcattgaaaaaaaagCAGCGTGAAAGCACCACCAATGTCGTACATCTCTAAAAcgaacaactatatatatatatataaacaaaacttATTTACATATGAAGTATTATGCACATGATTCCACCCTAGCTATCAGAATTAAGAAATGCTTTTACCACAATTGGTAGCTAGCTTTCTCATATATATGTGACgtccccaactcccacgtactgACACttggaaatcgaggcgtcgggatgatgacaacccggctCACGCATCCCATCAcggagtgccaagtgtgtgtacatgtaacacgtatataataaaaataacgcagcgataataaaagtctttcaactaagtaccagaattttatataaatacaaacTCACTTAAAACAAGAGTAATAAAATACTACAAGTTTTAACATTGTCtcaaatccaaaatacataaaataaaggcaaggaaaaataatttccaacaatacaactccaaatcaatactctggcAGAGCTATGTCCTCAGTTTCAgcctcctcttcttcatctgcatcaaagtctacagTACGAAAGAcggtaccacaggtaagtaataatccaaccaaacgtcaagataaaaaaatatatccatgccacaacaatatacatgaacatgatgccatatgcatatgtcccaaaaatcatcatttctcgaaaataattatttttccaatgcacgccaaaatctcattttggcccaaaacactTCCTTCAAGACATTTCCTCGccattattccagataatggTTCAAAAATCCAATAtcgtcatttttccaaaaaatgacccattaaccaaaccatcagagtaCTATATGCGGGAATCACAGACAGGAATCTACCACTACCCCTAAACGTACACcctaggcgggaatcacaggcgggactctaccaccatctctacaaGTCTGTCTGTAGGTGGTAATCGTAGGCAGGACtataccaccatccctacaagtccgtctgtaggtgggaatcacaggtgggactctaccactgtTCCTGCGTACTACCATCGATACAGTACCTctaactcaaaccagtcaatccaatcattcaaatatatccaaaaatcatttctcacttgaaaacccaattttgggttttcaagtttcaatacatgaacatacatacaattatacgaaaacccagttttcttttttcaacacatgtacatgcatgcactatgcaatacAAATGACAAGACATAAACATATCCAACAATTCTCAATATCAACCAACATACAAATAACTCTATCCTCCaattcatccgacccccgactccttggactcagtccgacATAATCAATCAGTCACAATATCATACCACCAATGTCGTACATctctaaaatgaaaacaaaatgaacaactatatatatactaaacttatTTACATATGAAGTACTATGAACATGATCCTACCCTAGCtatcaaaattaagaaatcctTTTACCACAATTGGTAGCTAgctttctcatatatatatttatatatatatatatatacacacagagAATCTATGTTATGATTCGGTCAAAGGCTTGACAGTGGAGAAGGGAAGTTGACTAGTTGAGTTATCATCTGAAGTCAAGGAAGCATCGATCGAACTGGGTCGTTTTGAGTTTGGGATAAAAGGAGTAAAATGCAGTAAGGAGATCATCCAAAGTGCACCATTTCACGAGAGCTGAAGTCTACTTGCAGGACGTCACTTTAGATAGAATCTTTGCTTTAAATGTTTGGTTttattacaatttattaaaaaaaaaaacgtttaaAGCAAAGATTATATTACtacgtattaatatatagtaatataataGTGATAAATGCGTCACATCATATATAACAACATACAAATAAGATAGTGGTGTGGTGTATAAcattaattttctattatatagtTTGTTAAAATGAAATGCCACGTAAGGTCTACTGTTAGTGGAGTAATAGCGGCTAACACTTCGATCGGATCAATAACATAAAAGTCATAAATGATCTATTACTTTGGTGACATGCTCATAGTGATTGTACATGAGCAACCGTTCATGGTGCCATAGTTGTCTTGCCGGCTATTGGTTCCTCCTCACCATTTCCCAAGCCGGTTGTACGTTGTGCTTGGTATGGTACTCCTTTTAcatacaaataaaacaaatcaatttGTAAGTCTTTTTTAACCCACGTACTCAATATACCATTTAATCAAGGACTGAGATGCacaataagaagaaaatttacttttttaaagatttttataattataattaatttcacGACAAGTATTGTAGGTATTGATACACCAATCTTGTagtaattagaaaaattatatatataatgttggaGCAAGTAAGATGAAATAAATATGGAAATCATATAGAAGCATGCATGTATAATCCcattaatttattgaatttatTGTTTATAATTCGAACATACAGCAACTTGGTACAAagaaaatttgaaggaattgacCGTAGATGAGGCCATGGAAGATGGTACTGACTTGCCACATTTTGATGCAAATACCATAAAATGCAAACTAGGAGATTTTTGTGATTACTCCAATGGTATGTCTTTCGCTTCTCATTGATTTGCAGTAGTTGAGGGAGGCTGATAGAATTGAGCCACCATAAAAAATTCTCGtatatttgttaaaatataattt
This is a stretch of genomic DNA from Carya illinoinensis cultivar Pawnee chromosome 15, C.illinoinensisPawnee_v1, whole genome shotgun sequence. It encodes these proteins:
- the LOC122295783 gene encoding laccase-15-like isoform X1, with translation MEKNLLTYTMLEILGITLLAGQFFCMVQGDAHYYDFVLREKNFTRLCSTKSMLVVNDSFPGPVIRVHKGDTVFVNVHNQGYYGVTIHWHGVKQPRNPWSDGPEYITQCPIQPGTNFTYEVIFSDEEGTLWWHAHSDWTRATVHGAIVVLPAIGSTYPFPEPDGDEVVVLAAWYKGNVKELVDEAMFEGGDLPHSDAYTINGEPGDFCDCSKGSAYRWIVDYGKTYLLRVVNGIMNAEVFFAVAQHNFTVVGMDGHYIKPIATDYIMISPGQTMDILLTANQSLGSYYMAARQFSSEDISVTGFDHANVTAILEYRGNSTSPSPPSFPSTLPMYLDFYAALQFTKRVRSLASQDYPVNVPLNITTRMFVTASMNTMICTTCSEGIDNEILASSLNNISWVNPHTDVLQAYYRNISGVYTTDFPDFPPSFFNFTADEFPDNIDLTVQGTKLKVLNYNESVEIVFQGTNLLKGSVNHPMHLHGYSFYVVGTGHGIFNNETDPKEFNLVDPPEVTTFGVPKIGWVAIRFVAKNPGVWFWHCHLDRHMSWGMNTVFIVKNGGTVETSIRQPPAYMPSCKVPLKSWPKNEDVLEDRASK
- the LOC122295783 gene encoding putative laccase-9 isoform X2, with the protein product MLITTTSLHGVKQPRNPWSDGPEYITQCPIQPGTNFTYEVIFSDEEGTLWWHAHSDWTRATVHGAIVVLPAIGSTYPFPEPDGDEVVVLAAWYKGNVKELVDEAMFEGGDLPHSDAYTINGEPGDFCDCSKGSAYRWIVDYGKTYLLRVVNGIMNAEVFFAVAQHNFTVVGMDGHYIKPIATDYIMISPGQTMDILLTANQSLGSYYMAARQFSSEDISVTGFDHANVTAILEYRGNSTSPSPPSFPSTLPMYLDFYAALQFTKRVRSLASQDYPVNVPLNITTRMFVTASMNTMICTTCSEGIDNEILASSLNNISWVNPHTDVLQAYYRNISGVYTTDFPDFPPSFFNFTADEFPDNIDLTVQGTKLKVLNYNESVEIVFQGTNLLKGSVNHPMHLHGYSFYVVGTGHGIFNNETDPKEFNLVDPPEVTTFGVPKIGWVAIRFVAKNPGVWFWHCHLDRHMSWGMNTVFIVKNGGTVETSIRQPPAYMPSCKVPLKSWPKNEDVLEDRASK